CGTGGTCGGTGCGCGCCATGGCGACGACGGCGGCCACGCAGCCGGCCAGGGCCGGCCAGCCCGCCTCGAGCACGCCGGCCGCCGCGAACGCGATGAAGAGATTGCCCGGCGCCAGCCGCAGGAGACGGGGCAGGGCGCCTCGCGAGGGTAGGGCGCCGGCGGCGAGGAAGCCCCCCACGCGCATCAGCACGCTCGCGGCGCCCACCGTCAGCACCACGAGCAGGACGTCGCGCTCAGGCATCGTCGCCTCGCAGCGCGCTGATCGCCGTCCCCG
This window of the Candidatus Methylomirabilota bacterium genome carries:
- a CDS encoding AzlD domain-containing protein encodes the protein MPERDVLLVVLTVGAASVLMRVGGFLAAGALPSRGALPRLLRLAPGNLFIAFAAAGVLEAGWPALAGCVAAVVAMARTDHEWAALGAGFAVTALAAALG